TGAAATATGGGTATGAATCTCATGAGatttattctattaaaaacGTCTTATTCTCCTGATAGAGGAGGGGCAGGTGTTCTCTACTGGAATGCAGacagtgaggaagaaaacactTATCCTCAAGAAATGTCCAGGTTTTGCTCAACCTCAAGAGATGTCTGGGTTTGTCTCAGAAGAGCAGCTGGGAATAGGAAAGGCTTTGTAAcaggagcagggaaaagagCTGAGCACTTTTATGAGTACTAGACCAGAGACAAGAGCTGGCAGAGAATCTGCACGCTTTCAAAAGCATGTGTAGCCACATTCCTGCCCTGGAAGGGCAAGTACTAAATGGCCTCAGTATGTATGCAGTGATCCCTGTATAGCAAGAAATAGTTACAGGTTAAAAGGCTGTGCTCTTCTTTAAAAGTATTATTGCCCTGAGAGCCTTGTAGTTAATTTGAATTAAGGCAAGGATGAATGTCACCTTCTAGCATCTTGCACCCAGACAAAAGCACCCCATCCTGATTCAATTTGCTCTCGCTTCTCATGTTGATTAAATTCCTTTAGATGAAGCATTCCTCTTCCAGTCTGGCTGCTATTCCCAAGAGATTCTTCAAAGAGGGAAGTCTAGGGAGTAAATGACCAAcataatgcttttgaaataatttgctgGGCCACAGCGTGACCAGCATTTTGCAGTGAGGAGAGGATACAGAGAAGTAAAATACGTTGGATAAAAAAGCCACTCTGTTAGTGCTAGGGTAAGTAAGGTTGAATGGTCTTTCTCTATCTACCTTTTTGATCCTAAAACACAGTAGTTGGCAAAaggttgttctttttgtttttgtttgttcttttgattaaacagtaaaaaagacatttattgcATTCCTTTGTGAatccaattattttttactgctcCAAATTGCAATGGGAACTATACTTCAAGACAAGACAGTAAACATCTAAACACATAGTAACTACGCCATGTGGGCTTTGTACAACAGCAGAGTAGATACGGCAGTGGTTTTATGTCATTCTTGAAGTTCTTGTAGCTTTATGTCATACTTCTCTGAGTAACAGATCTGTTTTGGAGAGTTAGCAAGTATATGTTTCCTTTACTATAAACCTGAAGAGATATCCCTGAAGATGGTGTATTTGGGCCTTCAAATCACAAAGTAAGGCCCATAAAATGGAAATTGTGGCACCAGGAAATTATTGTTTGATGACTATGAATCATTTCATGTACCCTGTTTTCTCCCATGTAAATGCATAAAATTCTgggttttaaacagaaatacagggAGTCTTCACATCAGTTTTAAGAGTTTTCTCACTCTATAATATTCAAAAGAATAAGTGAGAAATTTGGCACTGCTGCATCAGTGCAGACTCACAATTACTAGAAAGTATCATTTCACTCAGATCAgtattattttggttttaatggAGAatcaaacaaaagcattttaaaaaataaaaatgcatttaggCCTTACATATTTACTACACATAATTTTTACTTCTTATCTGTCCAAGGCCAGGGGAGGCTAAAGAGCTCATCGTCATTTTTTGCAGATCTGATATTTGCAAGCTGGACCGCTCATTGACACTTAAATCATATTTCACTTAGCAATGCAGCAAGTGGGGGCATGAAAACTGAAGAATCACCATCTAACAAGATAAAGAACCTCTAGTTATTTGTATGCTAGACCAATACAGAGTGATGCATACTCTGTGCTTTTCACATTCACATTGCCATTAGGTGCATTATCCGTAACGCAGAAGTTTAAATCTCTGCTACAGAAAGCAGACTTTcccacagaaatagaaataaaaataaaaaatgtgcagGACCATAGACAGAAAGGTTCTTAGATTCAAATCAGGACATGATTCTGATCTCAGCACCACCTGGGAAAAACAGGATTAAATCCacagaacagaataaataacCTTTAATATAAAAGTAATTCAGCTTCTGGTCcataagaaggaaaaattaatcaTGCAGGAATCTCAGATCATACTGGCTAATCAGACAACATTTgctttgagagagagagagaaggaaaaaaaagaaaagaaaaggttccAGCACAAGCATATGGTCTCTGGTGAGTGATGGCACACAGCAAGTCTTCTCCCATTCTGTTTTTGCTCTCCCTGTTAGCAAAGCTTAGACACAAGACACGTGAATACATTTCTTGAcattctcctttctctgcagtcaCCTACAAGGTAGCTCTCCACACACACCTCAGAGGATGTTACATATGTTCCCTGTTAGGGCCGCTGAATTGCATGTTTGCATATAACTTGCATTCCCCGGTAAGCAAATGTTGGGCTAACTTTTAGgcaaaatgcaacagaaaaaaagtattaattgaGTGCTACAATTCTATAACTATAAAGAGACTTCCACTACTCTTCAATATTGATCAAGAGATTTCATCTGGTTATTATTCTACTGAGTGTAATTTGTGCAGCAAGCAGCTGGCTATTTTTAGCTGGCAGGTACTTTTGCATGGCAAGggaaattaaggaagaaaattagcCCATAATGTTCTTTTCTACCTGGTTAATAGGCTCCACATGTATTATTCTATTACATATAATTCTAACATGTAATATAGCAGGTTGTGCTGTCAGTGCATCCTGCCACTCTGCCAAAGAAAGCAGCCCAAATTCCTCACAGGCAGCTGACAAAAGCAGGATATCTCCAGGGGAGCAGATTCATCTGATGGAGGGGGCAGAAAGGGAAGCAGGATTGCTTCAGAAACTAGGACTCCTCTGCCAGGCAAAGCTACTAAGGAAATAATGAGGGAAGGCAGCTAAGGAtgagggggaaagaaagattAGGTGTGGCAGCACGAGAAGGGTCGAGGGGCAGGGCATCATGTGCCGGCTTATATGCACACCTTCCCTTCCAGGTGGCTGACAACCCGATCACCGCAACAACCACTTCTGGGTCTCATTCCTGATGTCTGCAAGTGCTATTTTGAGAGGAGGTACTCCTGCAAGGTTCCTTGTTTAACattgaaacaaaaccagctgtTACTGGCCTCAGACTGCTTCAGCTAAGTGTTCAGCTGAGCAGGAGCTGTTTTCAGTTCCCAGATATTGCTTGAACATGAAAGCTGATAAATGAGGCCACCTGCTTTGGTAGCAGTGTTGGTGACTCACACATTGACCCATTTTCTGGTTCACAGTCAGCAGCTGGGCACGGTGCGAGGTCGCTGCTGCGGGGGCCAAGATTTGGAAGAGAGACACCATAGGGTCCTGTCATAGACTGGCTGCCTCTGTGCAGAGTGGCTGCATCTATGCAGACGTGATGTACTACTCTCAAATGCATTGTGCATTTTCAAGCATACTGAATTTGTGCCTGCAGCATGGAGCTGATTGTACATCTAGCCTGTTCAAGTGAAGCACACAATGTTGTATTAAGTTCAGCTAATGAACACAGGGTCTAAAAAGCTGGGGGAAAACATCTTCTCTAACCACATCAATTAGTacatcttttcctcttccacatctgtttttttttttttttttttttttttgtattgtgttCTTGAAGATgacatacagaaaaatgcaaggAGCAAGATCCCAAATTCATCCAGTGCCTTTGTGCCTCCAGGCTCCATTCTGAGTAGGCAGACAAGGAGAAAGCAATTGGTGCAAAGCTAGATATAGGCAGAGcaaaaaacatcagcaaaagacacacacacacacaaaaaccacacacactgcccagcagctgcattATGGCACTTCCTCAGAAATCAATAGGTCACTCTAGCATCCATTCAAGTGAAAAACACTGTCTAGAAGGTAGGTGGATTATTGATCTTCTTAGCATTCTTATTGATCTTCTTAGCATTCATGATGATTTTGTAGTTAGCAATCAGAATCCATGTTGTATtactgctctgtgctgctttggaGAGGTAAGCACTGGAGGCTCCCAGGTTCAACTAATATAAATCTAATAGTGAGCAGTTTGGCAACTCACAGAAGAATAATACCTTTAAACATAGGTctaatctctctctttttatttttttatttttttttgggggggggggggcggggggggcctCATGCTTACAGACTTGTTGAATTTCACTAATCTGCCTCATAGCCATgaaagctatgaaaaaaataattgccagGCAAGGCAATTTCTGTAAAGGTTATAAACATGAAGACTCCAAGGATCTGGCAAGCAAACAAGGGAACATacttgaagggaaaaagagaaaggaggtaTCACAAACTAAaccatatttatttaaagaggaAGGGGGTAAAAAGAAGGGGTATTCTAGTCATTTGGGATCCTTTTCACCATTGCAAGCTAGCTAGTCATTTCAACCAGGGATACCTAAATTCAGAAACCTTGTTCTCAGGGTGACAGAGGGAAATGCTGATATCAAGGGCACAGGTAACTAGCAAGGCAAAGACATGCAGGGACAGAATATAGTTCAGAATAGACTCTTTAAGGTATACAATGTCCAGCTGTTGATGAAAATAATATGGTgtgcaaagcacagctgaaatgCCATCTTAGCTTCTGATCCTGGTGCTGGCCGTAGGCCCCATTTACACAGCAAGGACACCAGCCGTGGGCTTTTGGGCTGTCCCTCACTCAGCCCCTCTCTGGTTTAACACCCCAGtaccccagcagcacccactcAAGGCACAGCACAGTCATCCTCAGACTATTTCACTCAGCTCTGTCCGTCCACACCCAGAATAAGCAGCCACAAGCAAAGCTCTCCACACACCTTCCCTTTCCTGTCACTCAAGCTGTGTCCCCCGAGGCAGATCCACGTGATGCAACTTCTGACCTCTGCCATTCCCACCCCTCCATCCTCAGTGACACTTCTGGAGACTAAGGGAAGGAAGGgatctttccttcttctcccaTAGCAGGCCTGtggaaatagaaatatttctctctggatctatttcagaaagcagcagtttccTCACCATGGAAGAGATGAGGAAGATTCACTGTGAGGGGGCCCTATTCATCTTGGTACAAGTCCCTTCACTGTGCTGATCTTTACTTTGCCTTTAAATCCAGATCTCTCATCTTCCAAAATTGTGTCCAGAACCAGGAAGATTCAGCTTATCCAATTCAagaacagtaacaacaaaaatccattCAGACTGAGTGGGCTCAAAAGCATCTCTGCTAGTGAAGGACAAATTACCTTTGAGTAGAGTATGAACAGCACATAAGATGGGAAATACTTAGGGTACTTATTACTTAgtgctacaaagatggtgaagggtctagaggtCAAGACATGTGAGGAACAGCTGAgttcacttggtttgttcagcccagagcagagcaggttgaggggaggcctcatggcagcctgcagctccctcacgagggaagcggaggggcaggcgctgagctctgctctggggacagcaacaggacctgagggaacggcatggagctgggacaggggagggtcaggatgggggttagggaaaggttctgcacccagagggtggtcaggcactggtacaggctccccagggcactggtcacagcaccgagcctggcAGAgctcaaaaagcatttggacaacactgtcagacatagggtctggtttttgggtggtcctttggggacccaggagttggactcaataatccttgtgggtcctttccaactcaggatattatatgattccagtattttttatcatcttttgcCACTTTTACAGTCATAGTCATACAGTGAGAGTGTATGTACTTCAATCTAAATATTAACACCAATGCTGCTAAAAAAATTGATGAGAGCAGGATTTGGCTGTTAGCATCATGATCAATGAAGATGTAATTATTGTGAAAATATTACTCTCCTTTCTACTTCTCAGTATAAGAAACACCTCCTTTGTCTGACTACTTTAAAGATATTTGTAAAGTCAAGTGAACAGAGACAATGTTTGGTTCTGATGTCAATGTCtgatttttgattgtttgtttacttgtttgtttttacaactTCCACAACCAGGTAGTACAGCTCATTTCTGGAACCAATAGAACATATGGCATTCACTGAGGTTGTGAGTTTTGGTGAAACTGCACCTCAGTCTGTATCTGCAAGATGGACTTTATCCTTCAGAGGACAGAAATGCTCCATCCTAATGCTGGACCATTAATATAAGTCTGTATGAAACATAATGGCATCTGCTATAGCAGAAAATCTTATATTTCTGACCATTTCTTTGAAATCAATGTATATTATTAAGATTATCTTTCATTGATTAGGGTAGGATTTTACacacatttattaaataaaacttgttgtcttttctgtttatgTAGAGCCTGAACAAAGGACATGACTATGATGTTTGACCACAGTATGGATAACAACAACGCTCCCTTTGTTTTCCCTACTTtattcctcctgctgcagaacAACAGCTACCCCGATACCTCCATCTCTCCTGCTAGCCACGAGATGACAGAGTCACCCAAGGAACCCAGGTCAAGCAGGAACCACACCATCTTGCAGTATGAACTGAAGCCAGGGGAAATCATAGCAGCCAGTATGGTTTTTGGAGTATTGTGGTTGTTTTCCATCTTCGGAAACTCCCTTGTTTGCTTAGTGATccacaggagcaggaggacaCAATCAACCACCAACTATTTTGTTGTCTCCATGGCTTGTGCAGACCTTCTCATCAGTGTTGGAAATGCACCATTTGTGCTGCTTCAGTTTGCTTCAGGCAGGTGGACGTTGGGGAACATGATGTGCAAGGTGGTGAGGTATATAAAATATCTCACCCCTGGAGTCCAGATATACGTGCTCCTCTCCATATGTGTGGATCGATTCTACACTATTGTCTACCCCCTGAGCTTCAAAGTGTCAAGAGAGAAAGCCAAGAAAATGATTGTAGCATCTTGGATCTTTGATGCTGCATTTGCATCGCCAGCTTTCTTCTTCTATGGCTCCAATGGGGATGACCATTGCAACTTCTTTCTCCCAAATTCTTGGGAAGGAGCCATCTACAGTGTCATCCATCTCTTGGTGGTGTTTTTGATCCCATCCATCCTCATTATTCTATTCTATCAAAAGGTTATCAAGTACATTTGGAGAATAGGCACTGATGGCAGGACTGTCAGGAGGACAATGAATATTGTCCCAAGGACAAAAGTGAAAACCATCAAGATGTTCTTAATGTTAAATTTAGTGTTTCTCCTGTCCTGGCTCCCTTTTTATGTGGTACAACTGTGGCACCCACAGGAAACAGACTACAGAAAGAGTTCCTTGGTTTTCATGGCTATCACATTGAtctctttcagttcttcagcttCTAAGCCAACCCTGTACTCAGTGTATAACGCGAACTTCAGAAGAGGGATGAAAGAAACTTTTTGCATGTCCTCTATGAAATGCTACAGAAGTAATGCATATACCATCACTACCAGTTCAAggatagcaaaaaaaaattatgttggGATCTCAGAAATCCCAGCACCAGCCAAAACTGTAACCAAAGACTCAATCTATGATTCATTtgacagagaagcaaaagaaaaaaagctagcCTGGCCTATTCATTCAAATCCTCCAAATACATTTGTCTAATTGGCTTAATTGCTTTGAAAGGTGATTATGTACCACAGGAACAAGGAGCTTTATCTCCTTTTTGAACCAATgtaaatttacatatttttaaaatgacttttagggaggaaaaaaaaaaagatgttttattttattaaatgcattGATTTTTGATGTATCTGGTCTACTTAATTTCACCTACGTTCTGCTTTTGGAAGCATGATTCCTGAATCATGagcatatttgcttttttacaaaaaaaaaaaaaagaaaaaaaaagaaaaaaaaaagaaaaaaaaaaagcaaagctcttacattttctgtatattGGGGCAacagggaaagaacaaaaacactgcATATTTAATCACTGTTTATTAGCCACCATGTATAAATGCATAAATCCACACAAAGCCAtctatatttgcttttgttataTCCTTATGAATACTGTTGCACTGGGGTTTTCCTTGTTCAGACCTTGTGGGAAGGATTTCTGTATGTGGACAGTGCTGGCACAATGCCAAACCTATTGAAAACTGTCATAACATTCCCACTGCCTTTGTAGGGTCAGCAATGGATGCTTTTGCATATTCAATGTTGTGCTTCCAGAGAGGTCCTGTGGAACTGCCTGAGAAAAGTCCTGTCCTTTTTGTCTTGCCCTCCCCAGCTACTCTCTAGCTGCATCTACTCCCAGCCTGATGTGTCTACCCAAAAGCCAGGGTTGGGCACCACCTGGGAGAAGACCTGCTGATTACTAGGGAACAAGGTTATAACAGGCACCCAGGGACTGGTCAAATTCATTGTTTCTCAGATCCTGATCCACTTTCTTTGTGTCACAGCTGTGGCACCCATAGCAAATTGTGGTTTCCCAAACAAGAGCAGGAAAATGAGCTCTGCAGTCCCCCTCCTGCCTGGAGGTCCCAAAGCCCAaaggcagcagccacagcaggagaggaggtGTTGCCTGTTCCATTCTCATCACACCAAAAGTCACCAGGTAAAAGCAAAGTGCTCTGAGAAACTCCAAAAGTACACCCCCAGCACTCAGCAACTGATTTTAATTTGGCACCAaaatataaagaacaaaatccTGAAGCCAGCCTGGGAAGTGCTTGACTGATAGCACAGCTTGCTCAGCCTGACCTGAACAAAGTGGTGGACACATATACCTTGTGGACATGCATAACTTTGGTCCATTAACTTGAAGTGTTTACTCTGGAGGTGAATTTCGTTTGCACCATCTGGGATACAGATCTACTCGTCTCTTTAGAATTAGGTAACAACACTCCTAGTTACCTGCCAAGATCTACAGGACTAGATCATTAAATCCACAGGAAAGGGATGGCAGAtggtttttttaaaaactagcCTGAAACAGACAGCCTTTACACCATGCCACTATCAAACTCATTAATAAGAACTGGACAGAGTCTGTGtgtggaatatttatttattttcctaactcCTGTAATACTGCCCAGAAGTATAGTAGCACACCCTCAGAAAACACAGGTAACTAGTTATCCATAAAATAAGGTCAGCACAAGCAGCCAGCTGGTGAATTTCCATCTCTTTGCTGGATCAGGGCACTCAGTTTCCCTCATCCAGGGAAGCTTCCCTTTTGTCTTATAACATTGACAGGAGAGCCCTCTTGGCTTCAGACCAGAGGTCCTCTCAGCCCAGTATCCCATTGCTGAGCATAGGCACCATGTGTGCCTTTGTTCTTGCAGACAGATGACAGAAAGCAAGGAAGCTACAGAGGTCTCCTGAGACTTCCACCCAGCATCTAGCAGTCTCTGCCAAGAGTTAGCACTCATCACAGGGTAGCTGCCCAGAAGTGGTGTTGTTCAGTAAATTCTGAGCTGGTTAAGAATGGATCTAGTCACAGAGTCCCAAAGATGGGAGAAGGAGACCCATCCTATGGTTTCTCAGGCCCAATCTGAGCTGCTTTCAGGAGAGTTTTGCCTGAGAAACAAGGACTTGACCTCTTTTCAGTTAAGGATctcaagtacttttttttctattttctacttTCCTCAGGACTAGCTCTGACAAATGTCAGCAGACAGGGGATCTCTGCCCACTTTCTCTGTGCCAGTCTTGTTTTGTAAACTTGTCATGttttatcttatttcttttccatactGAGGAGTTTCATCACACTCAGTTAATTTTCATCACactcagctgaagtgcatttacactaatgcacgcagcatgggcaacaagcaggaggagctggaagccattgcgcagcacgcaggctatgacttggttgccatcacggaaacgtggtgggaccactctcatgactggaacgctgcaatgtctggctataggctcttcagaagggacaggcagcacggaaggggtgatggagtggctctctatattagagagtgttttgacgtcatcgaacttgaggctgagaatgacaaggtggagtcgctatgggttaggatcagcggaaaggccaacaagggaagcatcctggtgggggtctgttatagactgccaaaccaggatgagggggcagatgaggagttctacaggcagcttgcagaagttgcaaaatcatcagcgcttgttcttgtgggggactttaacttcccagacatatcctggaaacacaacacagcccagagaaagcagtctaggaggtttctggagagtgtggaagataacttcctgatgcagctggctGGCGAGCCTACaaggggaggtgccccgctagaccttctgttcactaacagagaaggactggtgggagacctgctggtcgggggctgtcttgggcagagtgaccacaaaatggtagagttctcgatactcggtgaagtcaggaaggggatcagtaaaaccgctgtcttggacttccggagggctgactttcagctgttcaagacactggttggcagagtcccttgggaggcggtactgaaagacagaggagcccaggagggctgggcgctcttcaagaaagaaatcttaacggctcaggagcggtctgtccccacgtgcccaaagacgagccggcgtggaagaagaccggcctggctgaacagagaactgtggctcgagcttaggagaaaaaagagggtttataatctttgtaaaagagggcaggccactcaggggaactacaaggatgctgcgaggcggtacagggacaaaatcagaaaggccaaagctcatctggagctgaatctggctactgccattaaagacaacaaaaaatgtttttataaatacatcaacacaaaaaggaggactaaggagaatctccaccctttactggatgtggggggaaacttagtaaccagagatgagaaaaaagctgaggtgcttaatgccttctttgcctcagtctttaacagcaaaaccagttgttctctggacgctcagtaccctgagctggtggaaggggatggggagcagaatgtggcccccacaatccatgaggaaatggctggcgacctgctacagcatttggatgtacgcaagtcgatggggccggatgggatccacctaagggtactgagagaactggcagaggagctggccaagccgctttccatcatttatcggcagtcctggctatcgggggaggtccaacttgactggcggctagcaaatgtgacgcccatctacaagaacggccggagggtagacctggggaactataggcctgttagtttaacatcagtgtcagggaagctcatggagcagattatcttgggtgtcatcatgcggcagttgcagggcaagcaggcgatcaggcccagtcagcatgggtttatgaaaggcaggtcctgcttgacgaacctgatctccttctatgacaaggtgacacgcttagtggatgagggaaaggctgtggatgtggtctaccttgacttcagtaaggcatttgacaccgttccccacagcattctcctcaggaaactggctgctcatggcttggactggcatacacttcgttgggttaagagctggctggatggccgggcccagagagttgcgctgaatggagtcaaatccagttggaggccagtcactagtggagtcccccagggcttggtgctggggccggtcctctttaacatcttcatcaatgatctggacgaggggatcgagtgcaccctcagcaagtttgcagacaacaccaagttaggtgcgtgtgttgatctgctcgagggtaggaaggctctgcaggaggatctggataggctggactgatgggccaaggccagctgtatgaagttcaacaaggccaagtgccgggtcctgcacctggggcacaacaaccccaaacagcgctacaggctgggagatgtgtggttagaaagctgcctggcagagaaggacctgggagtattggttgacagtcggctgaatatgagccagcagtgtgctcaggtggccaagaaggccagcagcatcctggcttgcataagaaacagcgtggccagtaggtccagggaagtgattgtccccctgtactcagctctggtgaggccgcaccttgagtactgtgttcagttttggacccctcgctacaagaaggacatcgaggtgctcgagcgagtccagagaagggctacgaagctggtgaagggtctggagaacaagtcttaggaggagcggctgagggagctgggactgtttagcctggagaagaggaggctcaggggtgaccttatagcactctacaggtacccgaagggaggctgtagcaaggcgggggttggtctattctcccatgtgcctggtgacaggacgaggggaatgggctaaagttgtgccaggggaggtttaggctggatattaggaaggacttctttactgaaagggttgttagtcactggaataggctgcccagggaagtggttgagtcaccatccctggaggtctttaaaagatgtttagttgtagagcttagggatatggtttagtggaagatttgttagctttaggtcagaggttggacttggtgatcttggaggtctcttccaacctagactattctgtgattctgtgatttctggcACAGAAGCTGCTCCAGACCAGGCTCTGCTTGAAGCATCCTAATGGAACAGCTAGGGCATGGCCAAGCATCCCAAAGTCCAGACTACCAAAAGGCATTTCAAACTCAAGTCATCCTAAAAACATTGTGAACACTGATCTTACGCTGGCAGCAGCGAGCTCTGGGGGCACTGTACAGCAGGAAGATGTCAGATATCCCTCCACACACTTGTATTTCAAAATCTCATGCCCCCTGATATACATTTGAAAGATATATCCTCAGTCGCAAACTCTTCAGAGAAGAATTACCGTTTCCTTCTGTCTTCCGAGCAATTGTGGCACAGCTGGGTCTTGCTCATGTCTGAGGCCAGAAAGTCCTGTAGTAGCAGAATTTAGTACAACAAGAGCAGCAAATACTACAGGGTGTGTAACCATACTTGAGTATCTCCCTTTCCCATCAGCAAGGAGCAGAAACACACGTGGTTGAGGCCGAAGTGACTGAAGAGTCTGAAGAGACTCTGATGCTTTCAAAGTGGGCGGGGAAACTCCTTTGTTGAGTAATATACCTGCATTTATGTTAGAAaacttcctccttctttctctaCCCTGCTAACTGTGGTTATAAGAACACTTACTGTCTGTAGGAACACTTCCTGTATATATTCCACAAATTCAGAAATCCCCATTAAACAAGGATGAGATACTTCTCATCAAAGTCATTAACAAAAATCCCCATgaatggggagaggagagggccTTTAAAATGAGACAAGACCATTATTCTCTGTGTGGTTCATATTCCAGGCAAGTTGCTTGTCCCTGAAACATCAGCat
The nucleotide sequence above comes from Oxyura jamaicensis isolate SHBP4307 breed ruddy duck chromosome 1, BPBGC_Ojam_1.0, whole genome shotgun sequence. Encoded proteins:
- the GPR19 gene encoding probable G-protein coupled receptor 19 yields the protein MTMMFDHSMDNNNAPFVFPTLFLLLQNNSYPDTSISPASHEMTESPKEPRSSRNHTILQYELKPGEIIAASMVFGVLWLFSIFGNSLVCLVIHRSRRTQSTTNYFVVSMACADLLISVGNAPFVLLQFASGRWTLGNMMCKVVRYIKYLTPGVQIYVLLSICVDRFYTIVYPLSFKVSREKAKKMIVASWIFDAAFASPAFFFYGSNGDDHCNFFLPNSWEGAIYSVIHLLVVFLIPSILIILFYQKVIKYIWRIGTDGRTVRRTMNIVPRTKVKTIKMFLMLNLVFLLSWLPFYVVQLWHPQETDYRKSSLVFMAITLISFSSSASKPTLYSVYNANFRRGMKETFCMSSMKCYRSNAYTITTSSRIAKKNYVGISEIPAPAKTVTKDSIYDSFDREAKEKKLAWPIHSNPPNTFV